A window from Pyrococcus yayanosii CH1 encodes these proteins:
- a CDS encoding DNA-directed DNA polymerase II small subunit: MGDEFVRALMANRYLITPPAYFLLVGHYGKSFTLAELVKFAKSKGTFIIDEGIAREFLAWKGLPMEVGPSEVDKEESTPEPESTVEKVGVAEEAGNDVISMEPAEIQQDISASSSASQTSISTGESLQEEEFNGLSVHEEAMNGEISEGESFVSTGTDAEENRVNCEDYDILRIYEPEEIKKEAREYSKYEDVLIELNPDFEFRSRVIKPKYEVKFDVRKVKLRPPKVKNGNGKEGEVIVEAYASLFRSRLKKLRKILRENPDVRDVVDIGKLSYVRAEEEVTIIGLVNSKKETNRGLIFEVEDATGTVKVFLPKDSEDYRDAFKVLPDAVVAFRGFYSKKGIFFANRFYLPDVPIYRKQKPPIEEKVYAILISDIHIGSREFCEKAFLRFLEWLNGYVSSKEEEEIVSRVKYLIIAGDVVDGVGIYPGQYNDLIIPDIFDQYEALANLLANVPEHITMFIGPGNHDAARPAIPQPEFYKEYAKPLYELKNAVIISNPAIINLHGRDFLIAHGRGIEDVVSFVPGLSHHKPALPMVELLKMRHLAPTFGGKVPIAPDPEDLLVIEEVPDLVHMGHVHVYDAIVYRGVQLVNSATWQAQTEFQKMVNIVPTPAKVPVVDVESARVVKVLDFSRWC; this comes from the coding sequence ATGGGGGACGAGTTCGTGAGGGCCCTAATGGCGAACCGCTACTTAATCACGCCCCCTGCCTACTTTCTCCTCGTGGGCCACTACGGTAAGTCCTTTACGCTCGCTGAGCTTGTGAAGTTCGCTAAGTCTAAGGGAACATTCATAATAGACGAGGGCATCGCGAGAGAGTTCCTAGCTTGGAAGGGCCTTCCAATGGAAGTGGGTCCCTCAGAGGTTGATAAGGAAGAAAGCACTCCTGAGCCAGAATCGACTGTGGAAAAAGTTGGGGTAGCCGAAGAAGCCGGAAACGATGTTATTAGTATGGAACCCGCCGAAATTCAGCAGGATATTTCTGCTTCTTCATCCGCCTCCCAGACATCTATTTCCACTGGAGAATCCCTTCAAGAAGAGGAATTTAACGGCCTCTCAGTTCATGAAGAAGCCATGAATGGGGAGATTTCTGAGGGGGAGTCCTTTGTTTCCACTGGAACCGACGCCGAGGAGAACAGGGTAAACTGTGAGGACTATGACATTCTGAGGATCTACGAGCCGGAGGAAATAAAGAAGGAGGCTAGGGAATACTCAAAATACGAGGATGTCCTGATAGAGCTGAACCCTGACTTCGAGTTCAGGAGTAGGGTCATTAAACCTAAGTATGAGGTTAAGTTTGACGTCAGGAAGGTTAAGCTTAGGCCGCCAAAGGTGAAGAACGGCAACGGAAAGGAGGGTGAGGTGATAGTTGAGGCTTACGCGAGCCTCTTTAGGAGCAGGCTTAAGAAACTCCGGAAGATATTGAGAGAGAACCCCGACGTGAGGGACGTGGTGGATATAGGGAAGTTAAGCTACGTTCGAGCCGAAGAGGAAGTCACGATAATCGGGCTCGTTAACTCTAAGAAGGAGACGAACAGGGGCCTGATCTTCGAGGTCGAGGATGCAACAGGCACCGTCAAGGTCTTCCTCCCGAAGGACTCGGAAGATTACAGGGATGCCTTCAAGGTTCTACCCGATGCCGTGGTTGCCTTCAGGGGCTTCTACTCCAAGAAGGGTATCTTCTTCGCCAATCGCTTTTACCTACCGGACGTTCCCATCTACAGGAAGCAGAAGCCTCCGATCGAGGAGAAGGTCTATGCTATACTGATAAGCGACATTCACATCGGTAGCAGGGAGTTCTGTGAGAAGGCCTTCTTGAGGTTCCTTGAGTGGCTCAACGGTTATGTCTCGAGCAAGGAAGAGGAGGAAATCGTCAGCAGGGTAAAATACCTGATAATAGCTGGAGACGTCGTTGATGGTGTTGGCATATATCCAGGCCAGTACAACGACCTAATAATACCTGACATCTTCGACCAGTACGAGGCCCTCGCGAACCTCTTGGCGAATGTGCCTGAGCACATAACTATGTTTATAGGGCCTGGTAACCACGACGCCGCGAGACCAGCAATCCCTCAGCCGGAGTTCTACAAGGAGTACGCTAAGCCCCTGTACGAGCTGAAGAACGCCGTCATAATAAGCAACCCGGCCATCATAAACCTCCACGGCAGGGATTTTTTGATAGCTCACGGACGTGGCATAGAGGATGTCGTCTCCTTCGTTCCAGGCCTGAGTCACCACAAGCCGGCCCTTCCAATGGTTGAGCTGCTTAAGATGAGGCATCTCGCGCCGACCTTTGGCGGTAAGGTGCCTATAGCCCCTGACCCGGAGGATCTGCTTGTGATAGAGGAGGTGCCCGACCTCGTTCATATGGGCCACGTCCATGTTTACGATGCTATTGTTTATAGGGGTGTCCAGCTTGTGAACTCCGCCACGTGGCAGGCGCAGACTGAGTTCCAAAAGATGGTGAACATAGTCCCGACACCTGCTAAGGTTCCCGTCGTGGACGTGGAAAGCGCAAGGGTCGTTAAGGTTCTTGACTTCAGCAGGTGGTGTTGA
- a CDS encoding ORC1-type DNA replication protein, which produces MNEGEQLHLDQLFERLLRARKIFKNKEVLRHSYTPKDLPHRHEQIETLAQILVPVLRGETPSNIFVYGKTGTGKTVTVKFVTEELKKISRKFNIPVDVIYINCEIVDTQYRVLANIVNYFKDETGIEVPLVGWPTDEVYAKLKQVIDAKERFVIIVLDEIDKLIKKSGDEVLYSLTRINSELKRAKVSVIGISNDLKFKEYLDPRVLSSLSEEEVVFPPYDANQLRDILMQRAEEAFYPGVLGEGVVPLCAALAAREHGDARRALDLLRVAGEIAEREGASKVTERHVWKAQEKIEQDTMEEVIKTLPLQSKVLLYAIVLLDENGELPANTGEVYSVYRELCEYIDLEPLTQRRISDLINELDMLGIINAKVVSKGRYGRTKEIRLNVTPYKIRNVFRLDYSIQPLLAVSLKSEQRRLV; this is translated from the coding sequence ATGAACGAGGGTGAGCAGCTCCACCTTGACCAGCTCTTCGAGAGACTGCTTAGGGCAAGGAAGATATTCAAGAATAAGGAGGTACTGAGACACAGCTATACGCCCAAGGACCTTCCCCACAGGCACGAGCAGATTGAGACCCTTGCCCAGATACTTGTGCCCGTCCTCCGTGGGGAAACCCCTTCCAACATCTTCGTCTATGGGAAGACGGGGACCGGTAAAACGGTAACCGTCAAGTTCGTGACCGAGGAATTGAAGAAGATTTCGAGGAAGTTCAACATCCCCGTGGACGTTATCTACATCAACTGCGAAATTGTGGACACGCAGTACCGTGTCCTCGCCAACATAGTAAACTACTTCAAGGACGAGACCGGTATAGAGGTCCCGCTCGTGGGCTGGCCTACGGATGAGGTCTACGCGAAGCTTAAGCAGGTCATAGACGCCAAGGAGCGCTTTGTAATAATCGTCTTGGATGAGATAGATAAATTAATCAAGAAGAGTGGCGACGAGGTCCTATACAGCCTCACCAGGATAAACTCAGAGCTCAAGAGGGCTAAGGTGAGTGTCATCGGGATATCCAACGACTTGAAGTTTAAGGAATATCTCGATCCACGCGTTCTCTCGAGCCTGAGCGAGGAGGAGGTTGTGTTCCCGCCCTACGATGCCAATCAGCTCCGCGACATCTTGATGCAAAGAGCCGAGGAGGCTTTCTATCCGGGCGTTCTGGGCGAAGGCGTTGTCCCCCTATGTGCCGCCCTCGCCGCGAGGGAGCACGGTGATGCTAGGAGGGCCCTCGATCTGCTCCGTGTTGCCGGCGAAATAGCAGAGAGGGAAGGGGCAAGCAAGGTAACGGAGAGGCACGTCTGGAAGGCCCAGGAGAAGATAGAGCAGGACACCATGGAGGAAGTCATAAAGACCCTTCCACTCCAATCGAAGGTTCTCCTTTATGCCATAGTACTTCTCGACGAGAATGGTGAGCTACCTGCCAATACGGGTGAGGTTTACTCGGTTTACAGGGAGCTATGCGAGTACATAGATCTCGAACCGCTCACCCAAAGGCGCATAAGCGACCTCATAAACGAGCTGGATATGTTGGGCATAATAAACGCGAAGGTCGTCAGCAAGGGTCGCTACGGCAGGACAAAGGAGATAAGGCTTAACGTAACCCCCTACAAGATTAGGAACGTCTTCCGCCTTGACTACTCCATCCAGCCCCTTCTGGCTGTGTCTCTTAAAAGCGAGCAGAGGAGGCTCGTGTGA